Proteins found in one Pontibacter sp. SGAir0037 genomic segment:
- the ileS gene encoding isoleucine--tRNA ligase — protein sequence MGKYNEYKNLNYAKLGEDVLAFWKEQNIFQKSVSTREGHKPFVFYEGPPSANGTPGIHHVMARAVKDIFCRYKTLKGFQVNRKGGWDTHGLPVELQVEKELGITKEDIGKKISVEEYNQRCRETVMRFKNQWDDLTEKMGYWVDLDNPYITFENDYIESCWALLKKLYDKGYLYKGYTIQPYSPGAGTGLSSHELNQPGCYRMVKDTTIVAQFELKKITRNMFLFENEEENVYMLAWTTTPWTLPSNTALAVGKGIKYVKVKTYNPYTFAPVSVVLAKDLVSRYFNPKAADLALEDFKAGDKLIPFKVVEEFVGADLAGVEYHQLMPYVQPGKPAFRVVVGDFVTTEDGTGIVHIAPTFGADDFRVAAQNDIPALLVLDENGKPMPLVDKQGRFVPQVTDFAGMYVKNYTGEDENAVDYKPTDVKIAIKLKEENKAFKVEKYEHTYPHCWRTDKPVLYYPLDSWFIKTTAVKDRLIELNKTINWKPESTGTGRFGNWLENLVDWNLSRSRYWGTPLPIWRTEDGDEELCIGSLEQLRAEIEKAVAAGVMESVVELNDLHRPYVDNIVLVSGSGKAMYRETDLIDVWFDSGAMPYAQWHYPLENSDIFEQNFPADYIAEGVDQTRGWFFTLHALAVMLEDSVAYKNVIANGLVLDKNGNKMSKRLGNAVDPFEMIGKYGPDAVRWYMISNAPPWDNLKFNEDGVVETQRRFFGTLQNTYSFFALYANLDNFNYAEADVPLERRTESDRWIISKLNTLVQEVDANLADYDPTRAARAIQDFVIDDLSNWYVRLNRKRFWKGEYNEDKMAAYQTLYTCLETIAKVASPIAPFYMEQLYSDLNQVSGKNQEESVHLTLYPEVAEGAIDKDLEERMQLAQTVSSLVHSLRKKHMIKVRQPLQRILIPVLNEHTKVQIQAVEDLIMSEVNVKHVEYIDDTSGILVKKIKPNFKKLGQVFGPKMKLVAAAVQQMNQENIAQLEREGGFEVYISEDETAVLTPEDVEISSEDIPGWLVASEGKLTVALDVTITEELKQEGIARDLVNRIQNLRKDSNLEVQDKIHIAMQLSAPEVNAAVESFQGYICTETQALSLNLVDVITDGTLLDIDDYQVQVQIQVEG from the coding sequence ATGGGAAAGTACAACGAGTATAAAAATCTGAATTACGCCAAACTGGGCGAAGATGTACTGGCATTCTGGAAAGAGCAAAACATCTTCCAGAAGTCAGTAAGTACAAGAGAAGGGCACAAGCCTTTCGTTTTTTATGAAGGACCACCTTCTGCAAACGGTACTCCTGGTATTCACCACGTGATGGCCCGTGCGGTAAAAGATATTTTCTGCCGCTACAAGACATTAAAAGGTTTCCAGGTAAACCGTAAAGGCGGCTGGGATACCCACGGCCTGCCGGTAGAGCTACAGGTAGAGAAAGAGCTAGGTATTACCAAAGAAGATATCGGCAAGAAGATATCAGTAGAAGAGTATAACCAGCGCTGCCGCGAAACGGTTATGCGTTTTAAAAACCAGTGGGACGATCTGACAGAGAAGATGGGGTACTGGGTAGACCTCGACAACCCGTACATCACGTTCGAAAACGATTATATTGAATCCTGCTGGGCGCTGCTGAAGAAGCTGTACGATAAAGGTTATCTATACAAAGGCTATACTATTCAGCCATACTCACCGGGAGCCGGTACAGGCTTAAGTTCGCATGAGCTGAACCAGCCGGGCTGCTACAGAATGGTAAAAGACACCACCATAGTTGCCCAGTTCGAGCTGAAGAAGATTACCCGCAACATGTTCCTGTTCGAAAATGAGGAGGAGAATGTATACATGCTGGCATGGACGACGACCCCCTGGACGCTTCCATCTAACACAGCGCTGGCAGTAGGAAAAGGCATTAAGTATGTGAAGGTGAAAACTTATAACCCTTATACTTTTGCCCCTGTTTCGGTTGTACTGGCAAAAGACCTTGTTAGCCGCTACTTCAATCCGAAAGCTGCTGACCTGGCGCTGGAAGATTTTAAAGCAGGCGATAAGCTGATCCCTTTTAAAGTAGTAGAAGAGTTTGTGGGAGCTGATCTGGCAGGAGTAGAGTATCACCAGCTGATGCCGTATGTGCAGCCGGGTAAACCAGCCTTTAGAGTAGTGGTAGGCGACTTCGTAACCACAGAAGACGGTACAGGTATCGTGCACATCGCACCTACTTTTGGTGCAGACGACTTTAGAGTAGCTGCCCAGAATGATATACCGGCTCTGCTGGTGCTGGATGAGAACGGAAAGCCAATGCCGCTGGTGGATAAGCAAGGCCGGTTTGTACCTCAGGTAACCGACTTTGCTGGTATGTATGTAAAAAACTATACTGGCGAAGACGAAAATGCGGTTGACTACAAACCAACGGATGTTAAGATCGCCATTAAGCTAAAAGAAGAAAATAAAGCCTTTAAGGTAGAGAAATACGAGCACACTTACCCACACTGCTGGCGTACGGATAAGCCCGTGCTGTACTACCCGCTGGATAGCTGGTTTATTAAAACCACAGCGGTAAAAGACAGGCTGATCGAGCTGAACAAGACCATCAATTGGAAACCGGAATCTACAGGTACAGGCCGTTTTGGTAACTGGCTCGAGAACCTGGTAGACTGGAACCTTTCCCGATCACGCTACTGGGGCACCCCGCTTCCTATCTGGAGAACAGAAGACGGCGACGAGGAACTATGCATCGGCTCATTAGAGCAACTGCGTGCCGAAATCGAAAAAGCCGTAGCAGCAGGGGTAATGGAGAGCGTGGTAGAACTGAACGACCTGCATCGGCCGTATGTGGATAACATCGTGTTGGTAAGCGGCTCCGGAAAAGCAATGTACAGAGAGACAGACCTTATCGATGTATGGTTCGACTCTGGTGCCATGCCTTATGCACAGTGGCACTACCCGCTTGAGAACAGCGATATCTTTGAACAAAATTTCCCGGCCGACTACATAGCAGAAGGTGTGGATCAGACACGTGGCTGGTTCTTTACCCTGCATGCGCTGGCGGTTATGCTGGAAGATAGCGTGGCCTACAAAAATGTAATTGCCAACGGATTGGTGCTGGATAAAAACGGCAACAAGATGAGCAAGCGCTTGGGCAATGCGGTGGATCCATTTGAAATGATCGGAAAGTATGGCCCTGATGCGGTTCGCTGGTACATGATCTCTAACGCACCACCTTGGGATAACCTGAAGTTTAACGAAGACGGTGTGGTAGAAACTCAGCGCCGTTTCTTCGGCACCCTTCAGAACACGTATTCATTTTTCGCGCTGTATGCCAACCTCGATAACTTTAATTATGCCGAGGCTGATGTGCCCCTGGAAAGAAGAACTGAAAGCGACCGCTGGATCATCTCCAAATTAAACACGCTGGTACAGGAAGTGGACGCCAACCTAGCCGACTACGACCCAACCCGTGCCGCGCGCGCGATACAGGATTTTGTAATCGACGACCTGAGTAACTGGTATGTACGCCTGAACCGCAAACGCTTCTGGAAAGGTGAATACAACGAAGATAAAATGGCGGCTTACCAGACGCTGTACACCTGTCTGGAAACCATAGCCAAGGTTGCTTCTCCGATTGCACCGTTCTATATGGAGCAACTGTACAGCGACCTAAACCAGGTGAGCGGTAAAAACCAGGAGGAGTCGGTGCACCTGACGCTTTACCCGGAGGTAGCAGAAGGCGCTATAGACAAAGACCTGGAAGAGCGCATGCAACTGGCACAAACAGTATCGTCGTTGGTACACTCGCTGCGTAAGAAGCACATGATCAAAGTGCGCCAGCCACTGCAGCGCATCCTCATACCGGTGCTGAACGAACATACAAAGGTGCAGATACAGGCGGTGGAAGATCTGATCATGAGTGAGGTGAACGTGAAGCACGTGGAGTATATCGACGATACATCCGGCATCCTGGTAAAGAAGATCAAGCCGAATTTTAAGAAGCTGGGTCAGGTATTCGGACCAAAGATGAAACTGGTAGCCGCTGCTGTTCAGCAGATGAACCAGGAGAATATTGCGCAACTCGAGCGAGAAGGCGGCTTCGAAGTATATATCAGCGAAGATGAAACAGCCGTTCTTACACCAGAAGATGTAGAAATTTCTTCAGAAGATATCCCGGGCTGGTTAGTGGCCAGCGAAGGCAAGCTGACTGTAGCCCTGGATGTAACCATTACTGAAGAGCTGAAGCAGGAAGGTATTGCCCGCGATCTGGTAAACCGTATCCAGAACCTGCGCAAAGACAGCAACCTGGAGGTACAGGATAAGATCCATATCGCCATGCAGCTATCTGCACCAGAGGTAAATGCGGCTGTTGAGAGCTTCCAGGGCTATATTTGCACCGAAACGCAAGCATTGAGCCTGAACCTGGTAGATGTAATAACAGATGGCACACTCTTAGACATCGACGACTACCAGGTACAAGTGCAGATACAGGTAGAGGGATAG
- a CDS encoding lipoprotein signal peptidase, translating to MKYWKYYLISVLVILIDQAVKLAVHYNMYPGEPGEIVLLGDWLKLHYTTNPGMAFGVELGSDYGKLVLTLFRLVATFGIGYYLYYLARHKAAIGLIWCIALILGGAIGNLVDSTFYGVFLGLQTDGSTTPWFHGEVIDMFYVDIWKGTIPHWVPLIGGSMTALWPIFNVADSAIFVGVLLILLNQKRFFAQEPEQKATTGSTNISSAATTRNAPDFPESTDVEAEHRREI from the coding sequence ATGAAATACTGGAAATATTATTTAATAAGCGTCCTTGTCATACTAATTGACCAGGCAGTAAAGCTTGCGGTGCATTATAACATGTATCCGGGCGAGCCTGGAGAGATTGTTCTGCTTGGCGATTGGTTAAAGCTGCATTACACTACAAACCCAGGTATGGCATTTGGCGTGGAATTAGGTTCCGACTATGGTAAATTGGTTTTAACCTTGTTCAGATTGGTTGCGACTTTTGGCATTGGCTATTACCTGTATTACCTGGCCAGACACAAAGCCGCGATTGGGCTGATATGGTGTATTGCCCTCATTTTGGGTGGAGCTATCGGTAACTTAGTAGATAGTACTTTCTACGGTGTTTTCTTAGGATTACAAACTGATGGCTCTACAACTCCATGGTTTCATGGGGAGGTAATAGATATGTTCTACGTGGATATCTGGAAAGGTACTATTCCACACTGGGTGCCACTTATCGGAGGCTCTATGACTGCTTTATGGCCTATATTCAATGTTGCTGATTCGGCCATATTTGTTGGTGTGCTGCTTATTCTGTTAAACCAGAAGCGTTTTTTTGCACAGGAGCCGGAGCAAAAAGCTACTACAGGTAGTACAAATATAAGCTCGGCTGCTACCACACGAAACGCACCCGATTTTCCGGAATCAACAGACGTTGAGGCAGAGCACAGAAGAGAAATTTAA
- a CDS encoding HAD family phosphatase, whose product MTKAIIFDLGAVLIDWNPHYLYRKIFQEEAEMLHFLENICTPAWNEEQDAGRSLQEATAMLVEQFPDHAAYIQAFYGRWEEMLGGAIEGTVAIFRELKESNKYKIYALTNWSAETFPIAKERFDFLNWFDGVVVSGDEKDRKPFPSFYQTLLDRYQVKPEEAVFIDDNLRNVKAAEELGIPSIHFTSPEALREKLEEKGVL is encoded by the coding sequence ATGACAAAAGCCATTATATTCGATTTAGGCGCGGTCCTGATCGATTGGAACCCGCATTACCTCTATCGCAAAATTTTTCAGGAAGAAGCTGAAATGCTGCATTTCCTGGAAAACATCTGCACTCCAGCCTGGAACGAAGAACAAGATGCAGGTCGTTCCCTTCAGGAGGCCACAGCTATGCTGGTGGAACAGTTTCCGGATCATGCAGCGTATATACAAGCTTTTTATGGACGCTGGGAAGAAATGTTGGGCGGTGCTATAGAAGGCACAGTAGCTATTTTCAGAGAGCTCAAGGAAAGCAACAAGTACAAAATTTACGCTCTTACAAACTGGTCAGCCGAAACCTTTCCTATTGCCAAAGAGCGATTTGACTTCTTAAACTGGTTTGATGGCGTGGTGGTATCTGGAGATGAGAAAGACCGAAAACCATTCCCAAGCTTTTACCAGACGCTGTTAGACAGGTACCAGGTAAAGCCTGAGGAGGCGGTGTTTATCGATGATAACCTGCGCAACGTAAAAGCGGCAGAAGAGCTAGGTATACCGAGCATTCATTTTACGTCTCCTGAGGCACTTCGGGAAAAGCTGGAAGAGAAAGGAGTTTTGTAG
- a CDS encoding ABC transporter ATP-binding protein, producing the protein MATPTPILKVNNLKTVFSTHRGTTTAVDKVSFEIYPGETVAIVGESGSGKSVTSLSVMRLINTPPGKIAGGTAVFQSEKFGEVDLFSLPEKKMQEIRGNEISMIFQEPMSSLNPVYTCGKQVAEVLLLHTDISKKEAKERTVALFEKAKLPRPEKIYDAYPHEISGGQKQRVMIAMAMACEPSILIADEPTTALDVTVQARMLELIDELRVKENTAVLFITHDLGVVAEIADRILVMYKGKLVEQGKVLDIFTNPQHPYTKGLLACRPKLSAKAQSLLPTVSDFMYEDEQGNILEKKPMLPEEPLIEEHTDVRALRRSENRQKAALLQVRDLKVYFPIKKGLFARTTDYVKAVDGVSFDVQAGETIGLVGESGCGKTTLGRTLLRLVEPTAGSILFEGRNIATLSAEELRKGRRDFQMIFQDPYASLNPMHTIGDAIMEPMRVHKLYKNDHERRGKVMELLDKVGLMPEHFQRYPHEFSGGQRQRISIARALALQPKCIICDESVSALDVSVQAQVLNLLNKLKQEFQITYIFITHDLSVAKYMSDRILVMSKGRIVESGVPDQLYLNPQQEYTRTLISAIPKGDPEDIVAAQKKREAMRAGVV; encoded by the coding sequence TTGGCAACTCCAACTCCCATACTTAAGGTAAACAATCTCAAAACTGTTTTTTCAACACACAGAGGTACTACCACAGCCGTGGATAAAGTATCGTTTGAGATTTATCCGGGCGAGACTGTGGCCATAGTAGGAGAATCGGGTTCGGGTAAGTCTGTCACATCGCTTTCGGTAATGCGGCTCATTAACACCCCACCAGGTAAAATTGCAGGTGGAACAGCCGTTTTTCAATCGGAGAAATTTGGAGAAGTAGACCTGTTCTCGTTGCCCGAAAAGAAAATGCAGGAAATACGCGGCAACGAGATCTCCATGATTTTTCAGGAACCGATGTCTTCGCTAAATCCAGTTTATACTTGTGGAAAACAGGTAGCGGAAGTACTGCTGCTGCATACCGATATATCTAAAAAAGAAGCCAAAGAACGTACGGTTGCCTTATTTGAGAAGGCAAAGCTTCCAAGGCCGGAGAAAATTTACGATGCTTATCCACATGAGATTTCAGGTGGGCAAAAGCAGCGGGTAATGATAGCAATGGCTATGGCTTGCGAACCCAGTATACTTATTGCAGACGAGCCTACCACAGCACTGGATGTAACTGTGCAGGCGCGTATGCTGGAGCTGATTGATGAATTGCGTGTAAAAGAAAATACAGCAGTCCTCTTTATCACACACGATCTGGGAGTAGTGGCCGAGATAGCTGACCGGATTCTGGTAATGTATAAAGGCAAGCTGGTAGAGCAGGGCAAGGTGCTGGACATCTTTACCAATCCGCAACATCCTTATACAAAAGGCTTGCTGGCCTGCAGGCCAAAGCTATCCGCCAAAGCACAATCGCTGTTGCCCACTGTTTCTGATTTTATGTATGAGGATGAACAGGGAAACATATTGGAAAAAAAGCCTATGTTACCTGAAGAGCCTTTAATAGAGGAGCATACGGATGTGCGTGCTCTTCGCAGGTCGGAGAACAGGCAGAAAGCAGCTCTGTTGCAGGTAAGGGATCTGAAAGTATACTTCCCTATAAAGAAAGGTTTATTTGCCCGCACAACTGATTATGTAAAAGCTGTTGATGGAGTAAGTTTTGATGTGCAGGCAGGTGAAACCATTGGTTTGGTTGGAGAGTCAGGATGCGGTAAAACTACCTTAGGACGTACCTTGTTACGATTGGTAGAACCAACAGCAGGAAGTATCTTATTTGAAGGCCGAAACATTGCAACGCTAAGTGCTGAAGAGCTTCGGAAAGGGCGTCGTGACTTCCAGATGATTTTCCAGGACCCTTATGCTTCGCTAAACCCCATGCATACTATAGGCGATGCTATAATGGAGCCAATGCGTGTGCATAAGCTATATAAAAATGATCACGAACGCCGTGGAAAAGTAATGGAACTGCTTGATAAGGTAGGGCTTATGCCTGAGCATTTTCAGCGTTATCCACATGAGTTCTCAGGAGGGCAAAGGCAGCGCATCAGCATTGCCCGGGCTTTGGCCCTGCAGCCAAAATGTATTATCTGTGATGAATCAGTATCCGCTTTAGATGTATCGGTACAGGCGCAGGTACTAAACCTTTTGAATAAGCTGAAGCAAGAGTTTCAGATAACCTATATCTTTATTACACACGATCTTTCGGTAGCTAAATACATGTCGGACCGTATTTTGGTAATGAGTAAAGGCCGGATAGTGGAAAGTGGAGTGCCGGATCAGCTATACCTGAACCCACAGCAGGAGTATACGCGCACCCTGATCAGTGCTATTCCAAAAGGAGATCCGGAGGACATTGTTGCTGCACAAAAGAAACGAGAGGCAATGCGTGCCGGAGTAGTTTAA
- the rnr gene encoding ribonuclease R: protein MRSKNSKSGGSKGSRNERSSSRRGGASSKKDASPRSNSSDYRGASSRKDAGGGRREGRDRQAKAFVLEAFSNSPDTVYTLRQIYRRLGVVDKKGRELVANTLRDLIRDNRILLVDEEKFMLNLRVNIITGRVDLANSKYAYIVSEETEEDVRVFTEHLRYAMDGDLVKVEVLPTVHGGRTEGMVIEVLERSRTELVGIMELSKNFGFVIPDFKKLYFDIFIGERGLADAQAGDKVLVKIVEWPKQAGKNPTGEVVRVFGPAGEHEAEIHSIMAEFGLPFQFPQEVEEEAESISDKITAAEIAKRRDFRDVITFTIDPADAKDFDDALSIQKLENGHWEIGVHIADVTHYVQPGSLLEKEGFHRATSVYLVDRTIPMLPERLSNGLCSLRPNEEKLTFSVVFEMDDNGKLYDTWYGRTVIYSDRRFAYEEAQERIETGEGDFAEEINTLNNIAKKLKDKRFKNGAISFETTEVKFKLDENGKPLYIYVKERKDAHKLIEEFMLLANKKVAEFVYNLGKGKRRPTMVYRTHGAPDPDKLSTFSLFARKFGYKVDPDGDISEELNSLAEETEGKPEQSVLQNLAIRTMAKAKYSTEPEGHFGLAFDHYSHFTSPIRRYPDMMAHRLLQHYLDGGKSEDKEAFEERCRHSSEMEKRAADAERASIKYKQVEFMKDTIGNEYKGIVSGVTEWGIFVEIEENKCEGMVRLSDLNDDYYELDANNYRIIGRQTKRIISFGDEVLVEVKSANLAERTIDLELVKTLKQH from the coding sequence ATGAGAAGTAAGAACAGTAAAAGCGGTGGAAGCAAAGGTAGCCGCAACGAAAGAAGTAGCTCCCGCAGGGGAGGTGCATCTTCTAAAAAAGATGCATCACCAAGAAGTAATTCATCAGATTACAGGGGAGCATCTTCCCGCAAAGATGCTGGTGGAGGACGGCGCGAAGGCAGAGACAGGCAAGCTAAAGCTTTTGTATTAGAAGCCTTCTCTAACAGCCCCGACACTGTTTATACGCTCCGCCAGATATACCGCCGTTTAGGTGTGGTCGATAAGAAAGGACGTGAGTTGGTCGCTAATACCCTGCGTGATTTAATTAGAGACAACCGCATCTTGCTTGTAGACGAAGAAAAGTTTATGCTGAACCTGCGGGTAAACATTATTACCGGCCGCGTAGATTTAGCTAATAGCAAGTATGCCTATATTGTTTCCGAAGAGACAGAGGAAGACGTGCGTGTATTTACAGAACACCTTAGATATGCGATGGATGGCGACCTGGTAAAAGTAGAAGTACTGCCTACCGTACATGGCGGCCGTACCGAAGGCATGGTGATAGAAGTGCTGGAACGTTCCCGCACAGAGCTGGTAGGTATTATGGAGCTCTCAAAGAACTTTGGTTTTGTTATTCCTGATTTCAAAAAGCTTTATTTCGACATTTTTATAGGTGAACGTGGTCTGGCCGATGCCCAGGCAGGCGATAAGGTACTTGTAAAGATTGTAGAATGGCCCAAGCAAGCGGGCAAGAACCCTACAGGTGAAGTAGTTCGTGTATTCGGGCCAGCCGGTGAGCACGAGGCAGAAATACACTCTATCATGGCTGAATTTGGTCTTCCGTTCCAGTTCCCGCAGGAGGTAGAAGAAGAAGCCGAAAGTATTTCCGACAAAATAACTGCTGCTGAAATAGCAAAGCGGCGCGATTTCAGAGATGTAATCACCTTTACCATAGATCCGGCCGATGCCAAAGACTTCGACGATGCTCTTTCTATTCAGAAACTGGAGAACGGGCATTGGGAAATTGGGGTACATATAGCGGATGTTACCCATTATGTACAGCCGGGTAGCCTGCTAGAGAAAGAAGGCTTCCACAGAGCCACTTCGGTATACCTTGTAGACAGAACAATTCCGATGTTGCCTGAGCGCCTCTCGAACGGGCTTTGTTCGCTCCGACCAAACGAAGAAAAGCTTACTTTTTCGGTGGTGTTTGAAATGGACGACAACGGCAAATTATACGATACCTGGTATGGCCGAACCGTTATCTATTCTGACAGAAGGTTTGCTTACGAGGAGGCACAGGAGCGCATAGAAACAGGAGAGGGCGATTTTGCAGAAGAAATCAATACGCTTAACAATATTGCCAAGAAGCTAAAAGACAAGCGCTTTAAAAACGGAGCCATCAGTTTTGAAACAACAGAAGTTAAATTTAAACTGGACGAAAACGGTAAGCCTCTCTACATTTATGTAAAAGAGCGGAAAGATGCGCATAAGCTGATAGAGGAGTTTATGCTGCTGGCTAATAAAAAGGTGGCAGAATTTGTCTATAACCTGGGCAAAGGCAAGCGTCGCCCTACTATGGTGTACCGTACACACGGTGCCCCTGATCCTGATAAGCTGAGCACTTTTTCGCTTTTCGCACGCAAGTTTGGCTATAAAGTAGATCCTGATGGCGATATATCTGAAGAACTGAACTCTTTGGCTGAGGAAACAGAAGGGAAGCCGGAACAGAGTGTGTTGCAGAACCTGGCTATACGCACAATGGCTAAAGCAAAGTATAGTACGGAGCCGGAAGGCCACTTCGGACTGGCATTCGACCACTACTCGCACTTTACCTCGCCAATACGCCGTTACCCGGATATGATGGCACATCGCCTGTTACAGCACTACCTCGATGGTGGTAAATCAGAAGACAAAGAAGCCTTTGAAGAGCGTTGCCGCCACTCCTCCGAAATGGAAAAGCGTGCAGCTGATGCCGAGCGTGCTTCTATTAAGTATAAGCAGGTTGAGTTTATGAAAGACACTATCGGAAATGAATATAAAGGAATAGTGTCTGGTGTAACAGAATGGGGTATCTTTGTGGAGATCGAAGAAAATAAATGCGAAGGTATGGTGCGCTTGTCTGATCTGAACGATGATTATTACGAGCTCGACGCCAACAACTACCGTATCATCGGCCGGCAGACAAAACGTATCATTTCGTTTGGCGACGAAGTGCTGGTAGAAGTAAAAAGCGCTAACCTTGCAGAACGAACCATCGATCTGGAACTAGTAAAAACCCTGAAACAACACTAA
- a CDS encoding polyprenyl synthetase family protein, giving the protein MDISTLSEKINYTLSTLRYGENPVELYEPIRYIMSLGGKRIRPLMALLAAKLYHDDVESVLLPAAGIEVFHNFTLMHDDIMDKAPLRRGKQTVHEKWNANIAILSGDVMLVRAYQLFLGVEPDKLAKVLELFSDTAAKVCEGQQLDMNFEQREQVSIDEYISMITLKTAVLLGFSLELGAVLQNAPDADAAHLKAFGDSVGIAFQLRDDLLDVYGDQQKFGKQVGGDILSDKKTFLMLTALEQASEEQKQRIISWRDKTDASLADEKVAVVTAIYNKLNIRQQTEQVIESYFQEALQHLDAVQVPESRKAAIRTIAMQLMERDS; this is encoded by the coding sequence GTGGATATCAGCACCCTTTCTGAAAAGATAAATTATACTTTATCCACCCTCCGCTATGGTGAAAACCCAGTGGAACTATACGAGCCGATACGCTATATTATGTCGTTAGGTGGTAAACGGATAAGGCCTTTAATGGCTCTTTTGGCTGCAAAACTATATCATGATGATGTGGAAAGCGTTTTGTTGCCTGCTGCAGGTATAGAGGTTTTCCACAACTTCACGCTCATGCACGACGACATTATGGACAAAGCGCCACTGCGTCGGGGTAAGCAAACGGTGCATGAAAAATGGAATGCCAATATTGCCATTTTAAGCGGAGATGTGATGTTGGTGCGGGCTTACCAATTGTTTTTAGGAGTTGAACCGGACAAACTGGCTAAAGTGTTGGAACTGTTCAGCGATACGGCGGCTAAGGTATGCGAAGGGCAGCAGCTGGATATGAACTTTGAGCAGCGGGAGCAGGTAAGTATAGACGAGTACATTTCTATGATCACCTTAAAGACAGCCGTTCTTTTAGGGTTTAGCTTAGAACTTGGGGCTGTGCTGCAAAATGCTCCAGATGCAGATGCAGCACATTTGAAAGCGTTTGGCGACAGTGTAGGAATTGCTTTCCAGTTGCGCGACGATCTGCTGGATGTATATGGTGATCAACAAAAGTTTGGCAAGCAGGTAGGAGGAGATATCCTGTCAGATAAAAAAACGTTCCTGATGCTGACGGCGCTTGAGCAGGCTAGTGAAGAGCAGAAGCAAAGGATAATCAGTTGGCGTGATAAAACAGACGCTTCGCTGGCCGATGAAAAAGTAGCTGTAGTAACAGCTATATATAATAAATTGAATATACGCCAGCAGACAGAGCAGGTAATAGAGTCTTATTTTCAGGAGGCTTTGCAACATTTGGATGCCGTACAGGTACCTGAAAGTAGAAAAGCTGCTATCCGTACTATTGCTATGCAACTGATGGAGCGCGACAGTTAA
- a CDS encoding rhomboid family intramembrane serine protease: MDLNVTLILIIITVALTWYTWQNVDVMQKWIFYPYAVQRDNSWYRFITSGFLHADLMHLFFNMFTLYFFGDVVEWTLVGNYGLVTGILLYLLVYLGGIIVSDIPTYFKHRNDPGYRALGASGGVASIVFSSILFYPTSDICLFAMLCIPGFIFGVLYLMYSYFQGKRMGDNINHDAHFYGAVYGFVLSMVLVPEAIFSFFDQISTWRLFD, translated from the coding sequence ATGGATCTAAACGTTACCCTTATTCTGATTATTATTACTGTCGCCCTTACCTGGTATACCTGGCAAAATGTGGATGTGATGCAGAAATGGATTTTTTATCCTTATGCCGTGCAGCGCGATAATTCCTGGTACCGTTTTATAACATCAGGTTTTCTGCACGCTGACCTGATGCACCTGTTCTTTAACATGTTTACGCTCTATTTTTTTGGAGATGTAGTTGAGTGGACGCTGGTAGGAAATTATGGATTGGTAACAGGAATTCTGTTGTATCTGCTTGTGTACCTGGGTGGTATTATAGTTTCTGATATACCTACTTATTTTAAACATCGTAACGATCCGGGGTATCGTGCTTTGGGAGCTTCCGGTGGAGTAGCTTCTATTGTATTTTCTAGTATTCTATTTTACCCAACCTCAGATATCTGTCTGTTTGCCATGTTATGTATTCCCGGCTTTATATTCGGTGTTTTATACCTCATGTACTCTTATTTCCAAGGCAAACGCATGGGCGATAATATAAACCACGATGCCCATTTTTATGGAGCAGTATACGGCTTTGTATTAAGTATGGTGCTGGTACCTGAGGCAATCTTCAGCTTTTTCGATCAAATTAGTACCTGGAGGTTATTTGACTAA
- a CDS encoding fasciclin domain-containing protein: MDLLTTAGLIPVLSNNTDYTLLAPPEDKLQEIKSESPERLRLILANHILKGKYLEKDFKDGATVETLAGSNIRICRKKDYTLMNGVKLQNSGVSLGNGSVVSLGNRIAL, encoded by the coding sequence ATGGATCTGCTTACTACGGCCGGGTTGATACCTGTTCTTTCCAACAATACTGATTATACTTTACTGGCTCCTCCCGAAGATAAACTTCAGGAGATAAAGTCGGAGTCTCCTGAACGGCTGCGCCTTATACTGGCAAACCATATACTGAAAGGGAAATATCTGGAAAAAGACTTTAAAGACGGTGCTACTGTTGAGACATTGGCAGGAAGTAATATCCGGATTTGCAGGAAGAAAGATTATACGCTAATGAATGGCGTAAAACTGCAAAACAGTGGCGTAAGCTTAGGAAACGGCAGTGTAGTAAGTCTGGGAAACAGAATTGCTCTATAG